The Christiangramia flava JLT2011 region GGGAATTACCAATGCCAACCAGGTGTTTTCAGCAGATTATTACCAAGGAAACAAACGCGTCGCCGCTGCGCTGGTCACGCAAACCAGCGGTGGGATCTACGATCATTCCAAGGTGATTTGCGACCGGTTGAATTCTTCCAGCCTGGAAGATATCAGGAGTTTTAACCTAAAGGGACATGAACTTTTGATGATCAAAATGATTCGCGCGTCCGGGGAAATAGAGTATGCCGTGAGCTTCTCGATCACTTCGGAAGCACCGTACCAGTTGTATTCGCTCTGGAATATTGGCGATTATCCCGCCGGGAACTATATGAATTTCCAGGTTTGGGGCAGCAATATGGGGCAGGTGAGCAGCATTGCAGGACATATTTTAGAAAAATTTGAAGCTTTTGCTTCGCTAACAAGCGATAAGATAGCCGGCACGTACCCTACCGTTTTCGTAAAACATGGTTTTTATGAAGATGGCCGGCTACATCTTATCGTGAAAAACAAAACAAAGGCTTCGGAAATCGCTGTAAGCGGAAATCTTCGCACTACGGAAATGGATACAGAACAGCATTTTCAGCAAAAACTGGGATTGACCGAAGCTTACGAACAGGAACTGGAAGTTTCTACAGGAAAATTATTTGATGTGGGACTGCAATTAAAAGCCGATACTTCTCCGAAAGCCGATGTACTCTATTTAGCCGATGGCCCTTGGGGAATCGATTATATAGACACCGAAACCAGAATCGCTGATTTCCTTGTGGAAGCCCATGCCGGTGCTGAAAATGGAGATTATCGCCTGGAACGAAATGTGAGCATTTCCGGGGAAGTTTACGGTACCATGAACCTTTTCCGAAGCATCCTGCCAGGCGATCAGTATTTCAGTATCAAAGATTATGAAGCGCTCGGTTTCCAGTTAAAGAGTTCTTCCGCGGTAGAAGTGATTTTGGTGACGGAAGGTCTGGAGAACTGGGATCAGCGATATCGATACCAGTTGGAACCCACTGAAGATTTCGAGGAGAGCAATCTGAAACTAACAGATTTTAACAACGGGAATCAATATTACCAGGGAGAAAGACTGAAATCGATCGTTTTTTCCATACAGGGAAATTATCAGAATTTTGAAGAATTCAGCCTGCAGGTACAGCAACTCGTTTTTACCAGTTTCCGCGAAGCACCGGAATTGGAATCGCAGGGAGGTGGTTTGATCCTGAAAGATCGAAAAGCTTACAACTACCCGAATCCGTTCTCAGGAACCACCACTTTGGTCCTGCCATACGAAGCTGAAAAAGTAGCTATGCAGGTCTATGACCTCTCGGGAAGGTTATTGTATAAAAAGCAGTACTTGGTAGACACAAAGACTAGTATTGAGTTCCCAATAGATCTTTCAATGCTGAAACCTGGACATTATAAGGCAATTTTGATCCTGGACGAGCAGCATCGCTATGGCCTGAGCCTGCTGCGAAAATTATAGAGTTTGTGTTTTCATGATGAAAATCCCGCCCGGCACACTTTGGCCGGGCGGGATTTGATTATTAATATTTTCCGCGAATATGCTCGTGAACCTCTTCCTGGTAGAATCTGGAAATCTGGTCTTTCAGCTCCTGCGAAAGTGGTTCGATTTCAGAAGCTTCGGCGTTGGCCGCAATGTGCCTTGCAGAGCTGGCTCCTGGGATAATGCTGCTCACTTCCGGGTGATCGAGGATCCATCGTAGGGAAAGTTCGGTAAGACTGATTTCCGGTGGGCAGAGGGCTTTAAGTTTTTCAGCGAGTTCCACACCTTTTTCAAAAGGCAGACCTGCAAAGGTTTCTCCTACGTTGAACTGCTCGCCGTTCCGGTTAAAGTTGCGGTGGTCATCGGAAGCAAATTTGGTAGATTGATCAAATTTACCGGTCAGCAACCCGCTGGCAAGTGGGAGCCTTACAATAATTCCTACTCCTTTCTCCGCCGCGGCAGGCAGCAGTTTTTCTTCCATTTTTTGCCTGAAAATATTGAAAATGATCTGCAGCGAAGTGATGCCTTCCTGCTCCAGGCATAAAAGTCCTTCTTGCTCGCTTTCCACACTCGCACCAAAATTGGCGATTTTACCTTCTTCTTTCAGGCTTCGAAGCCAGTCGAAAATCGAGCCTTTTCGCAATTCTTCTTCAGGAATACAGTGTAGCTGAAGCAGATCGAGTTGGTCTACCTGAAGCCGTTCGCAGGAAGCAGCCACCGCTTTTCGCAAAGCCGCTTCGGAATAAGAATCCGGGAACACATCGCCGCCACGGCCAAATTTGGTGGCGATCTTGACCTGGTCACTGCCGCCGAAAAATGTCCCCAGGATTTTTTCACTGCGGCCATTTCCGTAGACATCTGCCGTGTCATAAAAGCTGATCTCGTTTGTGCCTGCGGTTTTCAGGATTTCCTGGGCTTGTTCCTCAGCAACCTGCTGGCCCCAGTCGGCTCCCAGCTGCCAGCAGCCAAGACCAATTTCGCTCACTTTGAAACCGCTATTTCCTAATTTTCGATAGTTCATAGATTTAAAATTTATTGAGATAGAATTTGTGTCGTTGTTGTTTCCAGGCCTTCGGAAGTTGCCGAAATGCTGATCTTTCCTTTTCCTGTAGGCCTGATGATCACCAGCGCTTTTCCGCTGAATGCCTTCCGGCTTTTTGAAGGGAACGCCGTCATATCAGTAGGATCACCATTATCAGTAGCGACGATCTCTGCCGGGCCTTCCACGCTGAAAGTGATAAGATTTGCAGCTGTAGGAACAGGATTTCCCTTCGCAT contains the following coding sequences:
- a CDS encoding aldo/keto reductase; translation: MNYRKLGNSGFKVSEIGLGCWQLGADWGQQVAEEQAQEILKTAGTNEISFYDTADVYGNGRSEKILGTFFGGSDQVKIATKFGRGGDVFPDSYSEAALRKAVAASCERLQVDQLDLLQLHCIPEEELRKGSIFDWLRSLKEEGKIANFGASVESEQEGLLCLEQEGITSLQIIFNIFRQKMEEKLLPAAAEKGVGIIVRLPLASGLLTGKFDQSTKFASDDHRNFNRNGEQFNVGETFAGLPFEKGVELAEKLKALCPPEISLTELSLRWILDHPEVSSIIPGASSARHIAANAEASEIEPLSQELKDQISRFYQEEVHEHIRGKY
- a CDS encoding DUF4114 domain-containing protein; its protein translation is MKHFYFLFFLLISFPMAAQYQYLGGYDWQGDPYYLEPVDDVITAESLDMIDSALPEGFPVPEFNPHYITAGYDTDVILDLDASVYVTFVKEGAGYRNVLGFYTYDLANPPLTRPQPQDITIVFPNVSADNSGGGLNMGNKVKIGDFPAGTGIGWVLLANAWDGTKVTDGLWQVFSNPDFNPEPLPELRHHMVLLKDQAQDRIYLGVEDIRRDNLSCDNDFNDAVFYVTTDPDGAIRTENLADIESATDVTSANKGGLESNGKLAHLISERNFNRLKTNYSKHLRSEQQKFSSSTSLVKSAAGIDLVSILPDTGMFGNEQATISSPEDLMGITNANQVFSADYYQGNKRVAAALVTQTSGGIYDHSKVICDRLNSSSLEDIRSFNLKGHELLMIKMIRASGEIEYAVSFSITSEAPYQLYSLWNIGDYPAGNYMNFQVWGSNMGQVSSIAGHILEKFEAFASLTSDKIAGTYPTVFVKHGFYEDGRLHLIVKNKTKASEIAVSGNLRTTEMDTEQHFQQKLGLTEAYEQELEVSTGKLFDVGLQLKADTSPKADVLYLADGPWGIDYIDTETRIADFLVEAHAGAENGDYRLERNVSISGEVYGTMNLFRSILPGDQYFSIKDYEALGFQLKSSSAVEVILVTEGLENWDQRYRYQLEPTEDFEESNLKLTDFNNGNQYYQGERLKSIVFSIQGNYQNFEEFSLQVQQLVFTSFREAPELESQGGGLILKDRKAYNYPNPFSGTTTLVLPYEAEKVAMQVYDLSGRLLYKKQYLVDTKTSIEFPIDLSMLKPGHYKAILILDEQHRYGLSLLRKL